Part of the Maridesulfovibrio sp. genome, AGTTTGATCCATACTTTGAGTCCAAGCGTATAATCGATTACCGCTTAGAAAATGAGAATAAGATAGTTCAGCTCTTGCTTGCCGGACGGTTGGATCAGGCTCTGATCAACCTTGATTTTGCCAACTATCAGATAAAAAAGAAGCGTCTCGGTTCGCAACTTAAAGTAGGTAAGCCGTTCAGTGTTCGTGATATGATGATCCGTTTTCATCCGAACAAAATAAAGATGGTGCCGAGATTCAACAAAGCTATTGAGAAGCTGCTGAATGACGGCACCATAAAGAGAATTTACGATAGGTATCGTTAACTATAAATGTTCTTCGTTATTTCTGCTTCCCGTCACCAAGGTAAGGGTTGAAGTATCCGAAGTTAATCCACGGACATTCGTTCATGATCCGTTTGCGGAAGTTGATGAATCCCATACCCGGACCGAATTCGTAGGGCTCCATGAGCTCCATGTACAGGTCGGGGTCGATGTTCAGGTTGCGCAGCTGGATGAAATCGAATTTTGTCTGCTTGGCAATTTCAACGAGTGCACCGACTTCGAATTCAGTATCACTGATACCGGGGAAATAAAGGTAGTTCAGGGATACGTGTAAGCCGAGTTCCTTGGCCTTGGCGATTGTTGCTACCACGTTTTCAAATTTGTAGCCCTTGGGCCGGTAGTAAGTATTGTAAACAGGTTCGCGCAGGCTGTTCAGGCTGACCCTGATGGAGTTGAGCCCTGCTGCGGCCAGTGGTTCCATTGCTTCAGTGATGGAACCGTTGGTGTTTATGTTTACGGTACCGATACCGCCTTCGTCGCGGTATTTCTTGATGGCTTCGGTAAGCAATACATGTTCGGTAAGCGGTTCTCCCTCGCAGCCCTGACCGAAAGAGAATACGGGCTTGCGTTCACGCTTGGCGTGAAAATGCATTATCTGGGTGATTTCTTCGGCAGTGGGAGTGAATTTGATGCGTTCCTGCGGAGAGGGAAAGCCGGAATCTTCGGGTTGCTCGGAAATACAGCCGATGCAGCGGGCATTGCAGGTCCGTGAAGTCGGCAGAGGTGCTTCAAAGCGTCCCAGAGCAAGGTTCTTGGCTGCAGGGCAGCAATATGTCAGTGCGCATCCTGCCAGATGGCGGACCAGTCTGTTGTCGGGCATTTCCTTCAACATGCGGTGGGCGCCGGCATCAATTTTCTGGTTCGGAATTTTAGTGAAAACCTGACGCTTGTCCTCATCTACTTTTTTAGCGGTAACCCAGAATTTGCCGTTGGCATAGCCTACTGCACCGTAAGAGAACATGGGCAGTACCGGTGCATCTTCGGTATTACCGTATGCGGCAAGTCCGGTCAGGGTGTGCCCCGGGCAGGGGAATGCGGTAACCGCAGTTCCTTCCACTTCGACTACTTCACCTGTTTCCGGGTCAAGGCCGATGGGAAATCTACCCGGAAGCAGGAAAAATTCGCTGTCCGGGGGCAGGGGGATGTATTCTTCCGGTTTGGGCTGGAACAGCTCATCGCCACGGCGACACATCATTTCAAGTTCGGGATGATCATATATCTGGCCGTTTTCGTCGGCAAAGACGAGTAACGGACGTGGTTTCTTTTTGGCAGCCATTAATCTGATCCTGTATTATTTAATTGGTGGTTTAGGAATTGTTGTGATCAGGGTCGTACCCTTTTCTTCTGAAGTTGTGAATGAAATATCTCCACCTGAGGCGCTGGCAATAAGCCGTGCGCTGTAAGTTCCCAGTCCGGTTCCTTTTTTCTTACCGTAGGTAGCATAGCGGTCAAAGAATGTTTCACGGATACTCACAGGAATTGCGCCCATATTGTGGATTTTTGTAGTGATGAAGCGGCTGTCTTCCGTGATATTTATGGTGATAGTTGAGTGCTCCGGTGCAGCTTCAGCAGCATTTTTGAGCAGGTTGGAAAACATGGTAATTATCAGCGATGCCTCGCCGTAGCAGACGATGAAACACTCTTCGGTGATGGGGTTACCGTCCTGCAGGCTGACTATCTCCAGATTTTTTTCCTCAACCAACTGGCTAAGGTCACCGATGGCTGCACTGATGGCTGAGTAGAGATTAAAGGGGTGGGCGTCGGCTTTAAGTGAACCTGTTTCCAGCCTGATCAGGGTCAGTGATGTGTCGATCTGACGGATCATGCGCTCGCTGGTTTTGCGTACGATTTCAGCCAGCGGCTGGAATTCTTCATCAAGTCCGGCCTCAGTTTCAAGAATACGTGACATGCCCACGATATTGGCTGTTGGAGAGCGCAGGTCGTGCCTTGCAATACGTTCCATCTCCTCACGCAACTGCATCTGCTGGCGCTGTTCGGTTACATCTACAGCCAGCAGCATGAAAACTGAAGGGGCAACCTGATCCACGGTGAGATCCCAAAAACGCTCGTAGGCATTAACTGATTTCAGGTAATGTAGGTGATACGATTCCAGGTCGGAAAAAATATTATGGCGCACTTCGTCGGAAAGTGCGGACATGAACGGGGGAGACTGCTCGTATTCAAAGGCAGGAAGCTGATTATGGGCGGCCTTGTTGGCAAGTATCGTTTGCTCGGTTTTAGTGCTGATCAGAAGGGCAGGAAAGGGCAGGCTCTGCATAATCAGGCCGTAAAGTTTGGCATCCTCTTCATGCTTTTTCTTACGTAGATGCTTGGCTTGAAAATTTTTTACGAAAGTAAGCAGCTTTTCTTTTGATACTGTGGAAGGCAGAAAAGAGATGTTGTTGAAATCAAAGAGCGGTTCAAAAGACTCCGGCTTTGAGGTGTCGATGATAAAAAGAGCCTCTGCTTCTTTATTCACTTCACGGATGCTGGAGAATGTCTGGCAGGTGTTATCCTGCTCCGCCATGATGACTAGATCAGGCTGCTGGCTGGCGTAGGTGAAAAGGGTCTCCCGCGGGGAGCGGGTTATGGAAACCGCATGCCCCTGATCATACAGTAGGGGCATGAGTGTATGGATTACCGGACTTTTTCCGGTAATCAGGATGTTCAGCTTCGCATTTTCATAAGTATGGCATGAGTGCGACATGTTGGCTCCTGTTTAAGGCAGCGTTTTGATCAGGAAGTACCGGGGATCTGGAAAAAGCTGTTTGCCCAGCGGGTGGACTCGTAATAGCTTTTTGAGACCATGACCGGATCAAGTTCCAATTCACCCAGCAGAAAGTCAAGGTTATCCCAGTCACCGGATTCGAAGAAGGTGGTCAGGTCCAGATATCTGCTATATGAATTTTCTTCACCGCACAGGGCCTGATTGATCTCATCTTCAAGCGGCAGATAGCTGGTCAGTTCCTTCATGGGCAGGTCGAACATAGCACCCAGCAGGGAAAAAAGTCCAAGCAGGAACATGGAATCAGCAGGTAATCCCTTGTTTGAATTCTTGGCCAACAATTGCAGAAATTTTGCCCTTTGGGTAGCCAGTTGAGGAAGTTCCCGGCTTTTTTCTTTGGGAGTCAGATCTGTGAGCAGAATGACCCGCAGCCAGTTTTTGACCATTTTCCATCCGGCCAGAACAAGGGCCTGCTTGATGGAGGTGATCTTCTGGGAAAAACCGAAAGTCGGGGAGTTCAGCAGAGTCAGCAGTCTGAAGCTGATGGAAACATCGTTTTGTAAAGTTTCAGCCATGGCCTCAAAGTCAGGTGATGCATCTTCTATCAGTTTGAGAAGCTTGAGTTTTACAATTTCACCGGAACGAAGTTTGCGGCCTTTCACATTTTCGGGACGTTTGAAATAGAATCCCTGGAAAAAATTAAAACCAAGTTTCTGCGCCATGTTGAATTGGTCTGTGTTTTCCACTCGTTTGGCTATGAGCTTGGTGTCGTATTCTTTGCAAAGCTTGCAGATACGCTCCAGCTTTTCTTTATCCGCAGACAGGAAATCAACAATGATGGCATCAGCATAAGCAATAAGGAATTCCCCCTGCGGACGTCCTTCAAAGTCATCAATAGCGATATAGAAACCATCTTCAGAGAGTTCCTTTATGGCTTTGATTAAGTTGGGTGTGGGAGGAGTTGTTTCGGGGATTTGAACAACTGTTTTTGTCGCCGGCAAGGAGTAGGGCACCTTGTCCATAATGGCTTTGTGCGAAAAATTAACTACCAGTTTTACGTTATCCGGCAGGTTTTCACCGGGAGCCGCGCAAATATCCGCAGCAACACGCAGTGTTGCCTCGTAACTGTCGGAAATATCCGCGCTGGTGGCTTCGCTGCTGCTGCGGAAAAGCAACTCATATCCCCATAGGGATTGGTCCGGCATAAGGATAGGCTGCCGGGCAAAGAAAGTTTTATCGTAAAGCGGTTTTTTCCGGGACATATTTTAAGTATTTCCTGCTAACTGTTTTGCTTAGGAGTATATTCTTTTTTATGGAATATCCAGAGCTTCAGTGTCTTGAGAATATATATCATATCATAAATATTCTGCTTGAAACTTAAATAACTTTTAATAATCTTTTAAATTATTGATCTTGTCTAATAAATGTTTCTTGCTATCGGTTTAGCACTTAGCAAGATAGATTAGTTCAAGAACAAAGAACAGTTAGTTTCAAAGACATAAAAAAAAGGCGGAACCGCAAAAGCAGTTCCGCCTGAATGGTCTTGCGAATGTATTCGCAGTACTTCTTAACGTTTGGAGTACTGGAATTTTGCGCGAGCACCGGGCTGACCGTATTTTTTACGCTCTTTCTTACGAGCGTCACGAGTCAGGAGACCGGCACGTTTGAGGATAGAACGAAGTTCAGGATCTATCTCGATAAGTGCGCGGGAGATACCGTGTCTTACAGCCTGAGCCTGACCTGCAACACCACCGCCGTCAGCGTTGACTTTGATGTCGAACTTGCCGAGGGTCTTGGTCAGTTTCAGGGGCTGCTGAACGATCATCTGCAGGGTTTTACGAGGAAAGTAATCTTCGTAAGGTTTACCGTTAACGGTGATTGCACCGGTTCCCTCATAAAGGCGGGTACGGGCAACAGCGTTTTTCCTTCTGCCAGTAGCGTAATTGAAATCTTTACTCATTTTATTGCTCCACCCTTAATTAGAATTCCAGTACTTTGGGCTGCTGTGCGGTATGCGGATGGTCAGTGCCAGCGTATACTTTCAGCTTTTTGATCATCTGCTTGCCGAGGCGGTTCTTAGGAAGCATGCCGCGAACTGCAGTTTGGATGACTACTTCAGGCTTCTTCTCAAGCATAACCTTGAGAGTTCTTTCTTTCAGACCACCGGGGTGGTTGGTGTGCTTGTAGTAGGTCTTCTGATCCATTTTGTTACCAGTAACCTTGATTTTGTCAGCGTTCAGAACGACAACGAAATCACCAGTGTCAACATGAGGAGTGAACATTGCTTTGTCTTTTCCTCTGAGCTTGTTGGCAATCTGGGTTGCGAGGCGACCGAGAACCATATCTTTAGCATCAACTACGAACCATTCGCGGTTGATGTCTTCATCTTTAGGAATATATGTTTTCATTAGAAATGCTCCTTGCATAAAATCTGGGAAGGGGATGTATACAAAGTTTGACCGTTGGCTGTCAAGCTTAAAAATCCCTTTTTCTCAGACTATGAATCTGCAACCAGTTTCTTAAGGGTTGCGAATGCTTTTTCAATACCAGCGGGGTTGGTACCACCGGCCTGCGCCATATCAGGCCTGCCGCCACCACCGCCGCCTACCTCAGCCGCAACGGGTTTGATTAATGCGCCTGCCTGGAATCTATCGTGCAAGTCCTTGGTCACGGCGATAATCAGGGAAACTTTGTTGTCATCAACCTGTGCCACCAGACAGAAGATGCCGGAATCCATTTTGGATCTCAGTGCATCGGCCTGATCACGCAGGGCTTTGACATTTGTAACTTCGAGCTTGGCTGCGAGTACTTTTACTCCGCCAATCTCTTCTATGGAACTCATCAGGTCCGCACCTGCACCGGAAGCCAGTTTTGACTGAAGCTTGTCGTTGGCTTTGGTAAGTTCCTTCACCTGAGACTGCAGAGTCGCAATTTTGTCGACCAGCTGTCCGGGTGCTGCTTTGAGCATAGCTGAAGATGTAACGACTTCGGCGCGCTGCTCCTGCAGAAATTTAAGTGAATTCCAGCCGGTTGCGGCTTCGATGCGGCGGATACCCGCAGCTACACCGGACTCGGACTGGATCATGAAGGTTCCGGCTTCACCGGTTGCCTTAAGGTGGGTACCACCGCAAAGCTCCATGGATTCGCCCGGAATTTCAACAACTCTGACAACATCACCATACTTTTCGCCGAACAATGCAGTTGCACCTTTGGCTACTGCTTCGTCATTGCTCATCTCCTGAACGACTACGGGAGTGTCGCCCAGTATAGCACGGTTTACCTCATTTTCAACCTCCCCGATTTCTTCGGGAGTCATGGCTGCAATGTGGGTGAAGTCAAAACGCAGCCGATCAGGTCCCACCAGTGACCCGGACTGCTTAACGTGGTCGCCCAGAACTTTCTTAAGAGCAGCGTGGAGCAGGTGTGTAACTGTGTGATTACGTTCTGTAGCTGTTCTGGTCTCAGGGCTGACCTCAAGCTTGGCTTCCTGCTCAAGCAGCAGTTCGCCTTCGCTTACGAAAACCTTTGATGCGGTAAGGTCTGCGGAAGCCTTTACGGTTTCCAGCACTTCTGCATTACCGGTAAGAGTGCCTATAGCACCGGTATCGCCCATCTGACCGCCTGATTCACCGTAGAAGGGAGTTGCGGCAGTAATGATCCAGCCGCCGTTGCCCTGAGTGATGCGCTCAAGATGTTCGCCTTCTTCGGAAAGCAGGTTGACGATGCGGGATTCAGTGGTCAGTTCAGAGTATCCGGTGAAGCTGTTTTTGAGTCCAGCTTCCAGAACCTGACGGAAGATGGCACCGGAGTTCTTTTCACCGGAACCTTTCCATGCTGCCTTGGCGCGATCCTTCTGCTCTTTCATGGCGGCGTTGAAGCCGACTTCGTCAACTTTGAATTCCTGCTTCTCAGCAACATCGTTGATGATGTCCAGCGGGAAGCCGTAGGTATCGTAAAGTTTGAAGGCGGTCTCACCGGAGATGAGGTCCTTACCGTTTTTTTTCAGCTCTTCCATTTCCTCTTCGAGGATGATCAGGCCCTTATCAAGAGTCTGGCTGAAGCGCTCTTCCTCTTCCTTGACCATGCGGGCCATGAAATCCTTGTTGCTCAGCAGTTCGGGGAACTGACTGCTCATCTGCTCAACAACCATAGCGGTAGTTTCATGCAGGAAGGGGTCGGTCAGGCCGAGCAGGCGACCGAAACGGAATGCACGGCGGATCAGGCGACGCAGTACGTATCCGCGACCTTCGTTGGAAGGCAGGATCTGGTCGGTGATCAGGAAAGCAATGGAGCGGGAATGGTCGGCAATAACCTGCAATGCAGTGTCGATCTCGCCGTCTTCCTTGTATTTAACGCCGGCTTTCTTGGCTACAGCCTGAATCATGGGCTGGAAAATATCGGTCTCAAAGTTGGACTGTACACCCTGACAAACCGCGGTGATGCGCTCAAGGCCCATTCCGGTGTCAATGGAGGGGCGGGGCAGGGGGACTCGGTTGCCTTCCTCGTCCTGATCGTACTGCATGAACACGAGGTTCCAGATCTCAAGAAAACGGTCGCAGTCGCATTTCCCGATGCCGCAGTCAGGGCCGCAGCTCATGTCTTCGCCCTGATCAATATGGACTTCGGAGCAGGGACCGCAGGGGCCGGTGTCGCCCATGGACCAGAAGTTGTCCTTCTCTCCGAGGCGGTAGATGCGCTCAGCCGGGAAGTTTACGACTTTCTGCCACAGTTCATCAGCTTCGTCGTCATCTGTGTAGATGGTGACGTAAAGTTTATCTTTGGGCAGCCCTAATTCTTCAGTAAGGAAGCCCCAGCAAAATTTAATGGCGTCTTCTTTAAAATAGTCGCCGAAAGAGAAGTTACCCAGCATTTCAAAGAAGGTGTGGTGGCGTGCGGTACGTCCTACGTTTTCAAGGTCGTTGTGCTTGCCGCCTACGCGCAGACACTTCTGTGAAGTGGTAGCCCTTACGTAATCCCTTTTTTCCTGACCGAGGAATGTGTTCTTGAACTGAACCATACCCGCGTTGGTAAAAAGCAGAGTCGGGTCGTCTTTGGGAACGAGGGATGAGCTGTCTACGATTGTATGACCGTTCTTTTCGAAATACTTAAGGAATTTTTCTCTGATTTCACTGGCCTTCATGGGCTGTCTCCGTAATAGCTATATCACCGAAAAGAGGTATTTCCTCTCGGTTTTATTTCAGAACCCCGCCGAAACGGGGCTCACTAAATCTATGCTGGGCCAACAGGCTTTACTCTGTCGGGACCTGTTCGTCAACCTTCTCGTCCGGGTCCTCTTTCATGCCGAGGTGAATGAGAAGTTTGTCTTCAATCTGCTGGCGTAGTTCCGGTGTTTCTGTGAGGAACTGGCGTACGTTTTCTTTACCCTGTCCAAGACGTTCGGAGCCGAAAGCGTACCATGCACCGGATTTGTCCACGATACCGTGCTCAACACCGAGGTCGAGAAGCTCACCTTCGCGGGACATGCCTGTTCCATAAAGTATATCGACCAGAGCTTCACGGAACGGCGGCGCAACCTTGTTCTTAATGATCTTGATTCTGGTGCGTGAACCGTAAACTTCTTCCTTGTCTTTCAGGGTCTGGATTTTACGGATGTCCAGACGAATGGAAGAGTAAAATTTAAGCGCGTTACCACCGGAAGTTGTTTCAGGACTGCCGTATCCGGTCATGCCGATCTTCATACGGATCTGGTTGATGAACAGTACGACGGCCTTGGATTTGTGGATGGTACCGGTCAGTTTTCTCAGGGCATGTGACATGAGTCGTGCCTGTCCGCCGACCTGGGTTTCACCCATGTTTCCTTCCAGTTCAGCCTGTGGGATAAGTGCTGCAACGGAGTCGATGATAACGATATCAACTGCGCCGGAGCGGACCAGCAGGTCAGTGATTTCGAGGGCCTGCTCTCCGTAGTCAGGCTGGGAGATGAGCAGTTCATCAGTGTTTACGCCGAGTCTTTTGGCGTACTTCACATCAAGAGCATGTTCCGCATCTACAAATGCAGCAGTTCCGCCCAGCTTTTGGCATTCCGCGATGACATGCAGAGCCAGAGTTGTTTTACCGGAAGATTCCGGACCGTACACCTCAGTTATCCTGCCTTTGGGGATACCGCCGATGCCCAGAGCCATATCGAGGCTGATGGAACCGGTGGGGATGACCGGAATATTGTGCGAGGCTTCAGAATCAAGGCGCATGATGGAGCCCTTACCGAACTTGCGTTCGATGGTGGTCAGGGCTGTACTCAGGGCTGCCTTGCGGAGGTCGTCGGAATTTTCATTTTTCTTGCTCATTTTATCTCCATATAATGTTGGACGTTCAACGTATCCTGTTCTTGTTTATTGTCACATGCGCAAGGCCGGTGTCGTAGACAGCTAAATATAATACTGTGACACCTGCATCCGGGATGCGTTTTTTCGTCCTCCTGCCTGACTGTTTCGAATTTTCGACACAACGGGCAAGTGATTCCCATATCAAACCCGTTCAGATAAAGCAACGAACAATGCTGGTCGGATTTTGTTGCGGTTTCCATAAAATGAAGGTACAGCCGCCCCATGAACAAACAATATGACGCTTTGGCCCTGTTTTCCGGGGGCCTCGACAGTATTTTGGCCTGCAAGGTCATTCAGGATCAGGGACTCAAGGTTCTCGGTCTGCACTTTGTCACGCCTTTTTTCGGTAATCCCGAGAAGATAGAACATTGGCAGGAAGTTTACGGGGTGGAAATCATGCCCGTGGACATCAGCGAAAAATATATTCAGATGATGCTTGATGTGCCTGACCATGGGATGGGTAAGCTGGTCAACCCCTGCGTGGATTGCAAAATTATGATGATCAGCCACGCCAAGACTCTCATGGAAGAGTTTGGTGCGAATTTTATCATTTCCGGTGAAGTTACCGGGCAGCGTCCCATGTCCCAGCGTCCGCCTGTCTTAAACGCTATCCGCAACAGTTCGGATACTGGTGACATCTTGCTTCGTCCGCTCTGTGCCCAGTCTCAGCCCGAAACAGCTGTGGAAAAATCAGGTCTGGTTGATCGCGAGAAATTGCCCAACATTTTCGGGCGAGGCCGCAAGATTCAGCTCCAGATGGCCAAGGATTACGGATTCTCTGAAGTCCCGACTCCCGCAGGCGGCTGCAAGCTCACCGAGCAGGAAAATGCAGCCCGCTATTTTCCGCTTTTGCAGCGTTTGAATGAAGCGGATGTGAATTCCTTCCAACTGGCAACTACCGGACGTCAGTTCTGGGCCGGCAACAAGATGCTTGTGGTAGGGCGTAACCGCAACGACAATGAGCGCATTGAAGACCTCTATGAAGGTGAAGATTACCTTTTCGAAGTTCGCGGTTTTCCCGGTCCCTTGAGCATCGGCCGTGCTTTCTGTGATGAAGAATGGACACAGCAGGAAGTGCTCGACGCAGCAGCTATGACCGCATCATTTTCTCCCAAGGCCGTCAAATCCGGCGAGGAAATCCATGTGGCCGTGATCGGTCCCGAAGGGGAGATGATTGTAACGGTCATGCCCAACCGCGAAACATCTTTCATCCACCCG contains:
- a CDS encoding radical SAM protein, with the protein product MAAKKKPRPLLVFADENGQIYDHPELEMMCRRGDELFQPKPEEYIPLPPDSEFFLLPGRFPIGLDPETGEVVEVEGTAVTAFPCPGHTLTGLAAYGNTEDAPVLPMFSYGAVGYANGKFWVTAKKVDEDKRQVFTKIPNQKIDAGAHRMLKEMPDNRLVRHLAGCALTYCCPAAKNLALGRFEAPLPTSRTCNARCIGCISEQPEDSGFPSPQERIKFTPTAEEITQIMHFHAKRERKPVFSFGQGCEGEPLTEHVLLTEAIKKYRDEGGIGTVNINTNGSITEAMEPLAAAGLNSIRVSLNSLREPVYNTYYRPKGYKFENVVATIAKAKELGLHVSLNYLYFPGISDTEFEVGALVEIAKQTKFDFIQLRNLNIDPDLYMELMEPYEFGPGMGFINFRKRIMNECPWINFGYFNPYLGDGKQK
- a CDS encoding ATP-binding protein, with amino-acid sequence MSHSCHTYENAKLNILITGKSPVIHTLMPLLYDQGHAVSITRSPRETLFTYASQQPDLVIMAEQDNTCQTFSSIREVNKEAEALFIIDTSKPESFEPLFDFNNISFLPSTVSKEKLLTFVKNFQAKHLRKKKHEEDAKLYGLIMQSLPFPALLISTKTEQTILANKAAHNQLPAFEYEQSPPFMSALSDEVRHNIFSDLESYHLHYLKSVNAYERFWDLTVDQVAPSVFMLLAVDVTEQRQQMQLREEMERIARHDLRSPTANIVGMSRILETEAGLDEEFQPLAEIVRKTSERMIRQIDTSLTLIRLETGSLKADAHPFNLYSAISAAIGDLSQLVEEKNLEIVSLQDGNPITEECFIVCYGEASLIITMFSNLLKNAAEAAPEHSTITINITEDSRFITTKIHNMGAIPVSIRETFFDRYATYGKKKGTGLGTYSARLIASASGGDISFTTSEEKGTTLITTIPKPPIK
- a CDS encoding HDOD domain-containing protein, with the translated sequence MSRKKPLYDKTFFARQPILMPDQSLWGYELLFRSSSEATSADISDSYEATLRVAADICAAPGENLPDNVKLVVNFSHKAIMDKVPYSLPATKTVVQIPETTPPTPNLIKAIKELSEDGFYIAIDDFEGRPQGEFLIAYADAIIVDFLSADKEKLERICKLCKEYDTKLIAKRVENTDQFNMAQKLGFNFFQGFYFKRPENVKGRKLRSGEIVKLKLLKLIEDASPDFEAMAETLQNDVSISFRLLTLLNSPTFGFSQKITSIKQALVLAGWKMVKNWLRVILLTDLTPKEKSRELPQLATQRAKFLQLLAKNSNKGLPADSMFLLGLFSLLGAMFDLPMKELTSYLPLEDEINQALCGEENSYSRYLDLTTFFESGDWDNLDFLLGELELDPVMVSKSYYESTRWANSFFQIPGTS
- the rpsI gene encoding 30S ribosomal protein S9; translated protein: MSKDFNYATGRRKNAVARTRLYEGTGAITVNGKPYEDYFPRKTLQMIVQQPLKLTKTLGKFDIKVNADGGGVAGQAQAVRHGISRALIEIDPELRSILKRAGLLTRDARKKERKKYGQPGARAKFQYSKR
- the rplM gene encoding 50S ribosomal protein L13, which produces MKTYIPKDEDINREWFVVDAKDMVLGRLATQIANKLRGKDKAMFTPHVDTGDFVVVLNADKIKVTGNKMDQKTYYKHTNHPGGLKERTLKVMLEKKPEVVIQTAVRGMLPKNRLGKQMIKKLKVYAGTDHPHTAQQPKVLEF
- the alaS gene encoding alanine--tRNA ligase, whose translation is MKASEIREKFLKYFEKNGHTIVDSSSLVPKDDPTLLFTNAGMVQFKNTFLGQEKRDYVRATTSQKCLRVGGKHNDLENVGRTARHHTFFEMLGNFSFGDYFKEDAIKFCWGFLTEELGLPKDKLYVTIYTDDDEADELWQKVVNFPAERIYRLGEKDNFWSMGDTGPCGPCSEVHIDQGEDMSCGPDCGIGKCDCDRFLEIWNLVFMQYDQDEEGNRVPLPRPSIDTGMGLERITAVCQGVQSNFETDIFQPMIQAVAKKAGVKYKEDGEIDTALQVIADHSRSIAFLITDQILPSNEGRGYVLRRLIRRAFRFGRLLGLTDPFLHETTAMVVEQMSSQFPELLSNKDFMARMVKEEEERFSQTLDKGLIILEEEMEELKKNGKDLISGETAFKLYDTYGFPLDIINDVAEKQEFKVDEVGFNAAMKEQKDRAKAAWKGSGEKNSGAIFRQVLEAGLKNSFTGYSELTTESRIVNLLSEEGEHLERITQGNGGWIITAATPFYGESGGQMGDTGAIGTLTGNAEVLETVKASADLTASKVFVSEGELLLEQEAKLEVSPETRTATERNHTVTHLLHAALKKVLGDHVKQSGSLVGPDRLRFDFTHIAAMTPEEIGEVENEVNRAILGDTPVVVQEMSNDEAVAKGATALFGEKYGDVVRVVEIPGESMELCGGTHLKATGEAGTFMIQSESGVAAGIRRIEAATGWNSLKFLQEQRAEVVTSSAMLKAAPGQLVDKIATLQSQVKELTKANDKLQSKLASGAGADLMSSIEEIGGVKVLAAKLEVTNVKALRDQADALRSKMDSGIFCLVAQVDDNKVSLIIAVTKDLHDRFQAGALIKPVAAEVGGGGGGRPDMAQAGGTNPAGIEKAFATLKKLVADS
- the recA gene encoding recombinase RecA, with amino-acid sequence MSKKNENSDDLRKAALSTALTTIERKFGKGSIMRLDSEASHNIPVIPTGSISLDMALGIGGIPKGRITEVYGPESSGKTTLALHVIAECQKLGGTAAFVDAEHALDVKYAKRLGVNTDELLISQPDYGEQALEITDLLVRSGAVDIVIIDSVAALIPQAELEGNMGETQVGGQARLMSHALRKLTGTIHKSKAVVLFINQIRMKIGMTGYGSPETTSGGNALKFYSSIRLDIRKIQTLKDKEEVYGSRTRIKIIKNKVAPPFREALVDILYGTGMSREGELLDLGVEHGIVDKSGAWYAFGSERLGQGKENVRQFLTETPELRQQIEDKLLIHLGMKEDPDEKVDEQVPTE
- a CDS encoding tRNA(5-methylaminomethyl-2-thiouridylate) methyltransferase produces the protein MNKQYDALALFSGGLDSILACKVIQDQGLKVLGLHFVTPFFGNPEKIEHWQEVYGVEIMPVDISEKYIQMMLDVPDHGMGKLVNPCVDCKIMMISHAKTLMEEFGANFIISGEVTGQRPMSQRPPVLNAIRNSSDTGDILLRPLCAQSQPETAVEKSGLVDREKLPNIFGRGRKIQLQMAKDYGFSEVPTPAGGCKLTEQENAARYFPLLQRLNEADVNSFQLATTGRQFWAGNKMLVVGRNRNDNERIEDLYEGEDYLFEVRGFPGPLSIGRAFCDEEWTQQEVLDAAAMTASFSPKAVKSGEEIHVAVIGPEGEMIVTVMPNRETSFIHPTLDGLKEWKKERGEEKGN